One Vallitalea pronyensis genomic region harbors:
- a CDS encoding class I SAM-dependent methyltransferase produces MKPVFRQTQLYTFLLYTNGKGLEKKILDLGAGGNLPPLAIFNDQGYETYGIDISDEQIQRAKEFEKKQGISLNIMKGDMTQLPFDNDAMPYIYSYNSIFHMSKKEIGEAIKEIHRVLSVGGLAFLNFPTINDAHATHGEKVGEGEYLQEEYGEKVLHSYFDIEEPEKLYFEGFEVIYKENRIRNGFMRDGTRVTRGFVDYILEKK; encoded by the coding sequence ATGAAGCCAGTATTTAGACAAACACAGCTTTACACATTTTTGTTGTATACCAATGGGAAAGGACTGGAAAAAAAGATATTGGACTTAGGAGCAGGAGGAAATCTGCCGCCTTTAGCCATCTTCAACGATCAGGGTTATGAAACTTATGGTATTGATATCAGTGATGAGCAAATTCAGCGAGCAAAAGAGTTTGAAAAAAAACAGGGCATATCGCTAAACATCATGAAGGGTGATATGACACAATTACCCTTTGATAACGATGCCATGCCTTACATCTATTCCTACAACTCTATTTTTCATATGTCAAAAAAAGAGATTGGTGAAGCCATAAAAGAAATTCATCGTGTATTATCTGTAGGTGGATTGGCCTTTCTTAATTTTCCCACAATAAATGATGCCCATGCTACTCATGGTGAAAAAGTGGGTGAAGGGGAATACTTGCAAGAAGAGTATGGCGAAAAAGTGCTTCATAGTTATTTTGACATTGAAGAGCCTGAGAAGCTCTATTTTGAAGGATTTGAAGTCATCTATAAGGAAAATCGTATACGCAACGGCTTTATGCGAGATGGGACAAGGGTTACAAGAGGTTTTGTCGACTATATCCTTGAAAAAAAATAA
- a CDS encoding GntP family permease yields MTSGIGLFLIVIIAIVGTIFLISKFKMHPFIVLLLASYFIGLCTKMPVEDIISTIKSGFGGILGNIGIVIIAGTIIGTILEKTGAALTMANTILRLVGKKRAALTMSLTGYVASIPVFCDSGFVILSPINRALAEKSKVSLAVMATALSSGLYATHCLVPPTPGPIAMAGTLGANLGLVILVGLLVSIPVMIAGYFYAIKVGSRYQIDPNPDTTVEELMEKYGQLPSAFKSFAPIILPIILIAFKSIADFPSAPFGQGVIKSFFDFMGNPVTALILGIFLAMTLIPKKEKENSFKWIGNGIVNSASILAITGAGGALGAILRELPLADALSDSLLKYNIGLLLPFIIAMLLKTAMGASTVAMIITSAMVAPLMAEMGMTGEMAKVLVVLAIGAGSMTVSHANDSYFWVVSQFSDMDTSTAYKCQTGVTLVQGIIAIITIMLLGLFFI; encoded by the coding sequence ATGACTAGTGGCATAGGGCTTTTTCTTATTGTTATAATAGCAATTGTAGGTACAATTTTTTTGATTTCAAAGTTTAAAATGCACCCTTTCATCGTTTTATTATTGGCATCCTATTTCATTGGATTATGTACAAAGATGCCTGTTGAAGATATTATTTCAACGATAAAAAGTGGTTTTGGCGGCATATTGGGTAACATTGGTATTGTGATCATTGCTGGAACAATTATTGGTACAATACTTGAAAAAACGGGGGCTGCTTTAACAATGGCCAATACCATATTAAGGCTTGTTGGAAAAAAAAGAGCTGCCTTAACAATGAGTTTGACTGGCTATGTAGCAAGTATTCCAGTATTCTGTGATTCTGGCTTTGTCATACTATCGCCTATTAATCGAGCACTAGCGGAAAAATCAAAGGTATCCTTAGCTGTTATGGCTACTGCTCTTAGTTCAGGGTTATATGCAACCCATTGTCTTGTACCTCCTACGCCAGGGCCTATTGCAATGGCTGGAACATTAGGAGCTAACTTAGGGCTGGTTATTTTAGTAGGCTTGTTGGTGTCCATTCCTGTAATGATAGCTGGTTATTTTTATGCAATAAAAGTAGGCTCACGCTATCAAATAGATCCTAATCCAGATACAACAGTGGAAGAGTTAATGGAAAAATATGGCCAATTACCCAGCGCATTTAAGTCATTTGCTCCAATTATACTTCCCATTATACTCATCGCATTTAAATCCATTGCTGACTTTCCATCCGCACCTTTTGGACAAGGGGTTATCAAATCATTCTTTGATTTTATGGGTAATCCGGTTACGGCACTAATATTGGGTATTTTTCTTGCCATGACACTAATACCTAAAAAAGAAAAGGAAAATAGTTTTAAATGGATAGGTAATGGTATTGTTAATTCTGCATCCATACTTGCTATTACAGGTGCTGGAGGCGCCCTTGGTGCTATATTACGTGAACTACCCCTTGCAGATGCATTAAGTGATTCATTGCTTAAATATAATATAGGATTATTACTACCATTCATCATTGCTATGTTATTGAAAACGGCAATGGGTGCATCGACAGTTGCCATGATCATCACATCAGCTATGGTAGCACCTCTCATGGCCGAAATGGGAATGACTGGAGAAATGGCAAAAGTGTTAGTTGTTCTCGCTATCGGTGCTGGTTCAATGACTGTGTCTCATGCCAATGATAGCTATTTTTGGGTTGTCTCTCAATTCAGTGATATGGATACATCAACGGCTTACAAATGCCAAACGGGTGTTACACTTGTACAAGGTATTATCGCCATTATAACCATCATGCTATTGGGTTTATTCTTTATATAA
- a CDS encoding GGDEF domain-containing protein yields the protein MQSHLLHKEDELLFDNEVKVNLYISKVLFHLAIIVIPLIIILQVVGVFIYYMTDAIGDIVTAFILLIMPRLLTLVQAHEKKWFKYILIVLVIMTLPLIYLEYDYMVLILWIFPLLISSMYFSNRFNVITVIMNVIVLGFTSYYRSYLRLQNNLISERIGGLFNDFIISYITYAILVILSFAILFILTNKTNGLLREMVKKKQYEILSITDSMTGLYNHRFLMKELEDKKLIFDRDNTPFCTILFDVDHFKHINDTFGHVEGDEVLKAIAKCLQNNIRSEDILGRYGGEEFMVIFPKTKLHDACHIAERCRENVAKIVIDEVTMSLTISGGVDEYTGDSILEYIRCIDEKMYKAKENGRNKIIA from the coding sequence ATGCAAAGTCATCTGCTTCATAAAGAAGACGAACTCTTGTTTGATAATGAAGTGAAAGTCAACCTTTACATATCCAAAGTACTGTTTCATCTTGCCATTATTGTTATTCCATTGATTATTATATTACAGGTTGTTGGTGTATTTATATATTATATGACAGATGCCATTGGAGACATTGTAACTGCTTTTATTTTATTGATTATGCCAAGGTTATTGACGTTGGTACAAGCCCATGAAAAAAAATGGTTTAAATATATTCTCATCGTTCTTGTGATCATGACCTTACCCCTTATTTATCTGGAGTATGATTACATGGTATTAATATTGTGGATATTCCCATTGCTGATTAGCAGTATGTATTTTTCCAATCGATTCAATGTCATTACTGTGATTATGAATGTGATTGTGTTGGGTTTTACAAGCTATTATCGATCTTATTTGCGGTTACAAAATAACCTTATTTCAGAGCGTATAGGGGGCTTGTTCAATGATTTTATTATCAGTTACATTACCTATGCCATTTTAGTCATTTTATCTTTTGCGATTCTATTTATTTTAACCAATAAGACCAATGGTTTATTACGTGAGATGGTTAAGAAAAAACAATATGAAATTCTATCCATTACAGATTCCATGACAGGTTTATACAATCATCGTTTCTTAATGAAAGAGCTGGAAGATAAGAAATTGATATTTGATCGAGATAATACGCCTTTTTGTACTATTTTATTTGATGTTGATCATTTTAAGCATATTAATGATACCTTTGGTCATGTAGAAGGTGATGAAGTGCTAAAAGCTATTGCAAAATGCCTCCAAAATAATATACGATCGGAAGACATTCTTGGTCGTTATGGTGGGGAAGAATTCATGGTTATCTTCCCAAAAACCAAGTTGCATGATGCTTGTCATATTGCAGAACGTTGCCGAGAAAATGTTGCCAAGATTGTCATCGATGAAGTAACCATGTCATTGACTATAAGTGGTGGAGTAGACGAGTATACTGGCGATAGTATTCTTGAGTACATACGCTGCATAGATGAAAAAATGTATAAAGCTAAAGAGAATGGAAGAAACAAAATCATTGCTTAA
- a CDS encoding glycerate kinase: MKKIVIASDSFKGTLSSIEVCHIIKEGIKKIRPEIHTYEVPIADGGEGTLEAFLNAVGGKKVVKTVTGPLFDKVEASYALLSDGSAVIEMAQASGLLLVEGKENPLETTTYGTGELICDAIEKGCRKIIIGIGGSATNDGGVGMATALGVKFLMANDEQIVPTGEGLAMLDRIDVQSLNKKIADCEFIVACDVDNPLYGENGAAYIYAPQKGANEKMVKILDENLKHFAGIVHRDLGINLQQYKGAGAAGGLGAGLVAFVNAKLKSGINILLDTVDFDHLIMDADLIITGEGKIDGQSLRGKVPIGIADRAVRHHKPVIAVVGSIGDETEALYERGIHAIFSINQRPESFDIAKKYSKDNLFKTVESIMRLISVIE, encoded by the coding sequence ATGAAAAAAATTGTTATTGCATCAGATTCCTTCAAAGGTACTTTGAGTTCTATAGAGGTATGTCATATAATAAAAGAAGGTATAAAAAAGATTAGGCCTGAAATACATACTTATGAGGTTCCCATCGCAGATGGGGGAGAAGGGACATTAGAAGCATTTTTAAATGCTGTTGGGGGTAAAAAAGTTGTAAAAACAGTAACGGGACCGCTTTTTGATAAAGTTGAGGCAAGCTATGCACTATTATCGGATGGTTCAGCTGTTATTGAGATGGCACAGGCATCAGGATTACTCTTAGTAGAAGGTAAAGAAAACCCATTGGAAACGACGACTTATGGTACTGGAGAATTAATATGCGATGCCATTGAAAAAGGCTGCAGAAAAATCATTATTGGTATAGGTGGTAGTGCTACGAATGATGGCGGTGTTGGTATGGCTACTGCATTAGGTGTAAAATTTCTAATGGCAAATGACGAACAAATCGTACCTACTGGTGAGGGTTTAGCAATGCTGGATAGAATTGATGTACAATCACTCAATAAAAAGATAGCTGATTGTGAATTTATTGTAGCCTGTGATGTTGATAACCCGCTTTATGGTGAAAATGGAGCAGCATATATTTATGCACCGCAAAAAGGTGCAAATGAAAAAATGGTGAAAATCTTAGATGAAAACCTAAAACATTTTGCTGGTATTGTTCATAGGGATTTAGGTATCAACTTACAACAATATAAAGGTGCTGGTGCAGCAGGAGGATTAGGTGCTGGTTTGGTTGCTTTTGTGAATGCAAAATTAAAATCAGGTATTAATATTCTTTTGGACACTGTAGATTTTGATCATCTTATCATGGATGCTGATTTAATCATAACGGGTGAAGGCAAAATTGATGGGCAAAGTCTAAGAGGTAAAGTACCTATAGGCATAGCTGATAGGGCTGTTAGACATCATAAACCGGTTATTGCAGTAGTTGGGTCAATTGGTGACGAAACAGAGGCGTTATATGAGAGAGGTATACACGCAATCTTCAGTATTAATCAAAGACCAGAATCCTTTGATATAGCAAAAAAATACTCAAAAGATAATTTGTTTAAAACTGTTGAATCCATTATGCGTTTAATTTCTGTAATAGAGTAA
- a CDS encoding polysaccharide lyase family 7 protein has protein sequence MRKSKNFLSIFMGIFLLVSSTTTVMAATYPSDILDLTNWKITLPIAGSNGNAMEVKQPALDSYEHSSYFVDSGSGVRFKAHCGGATTSGSSYPRSELREMKNNGKDKASWSTTSGTHIMEIRQKITHLPVVKPHVVVGQIHDSNDDVIVIRLEGNKLFVDENGDDGPVLTNNYQLGTIFKVKFVAKNGGVQIYYNDNYVYTYKVSTSGCYFKAGMYTQSNTSKGDSYYAYGCCIIYDLNVTHY, from the coding sequence ATGAGAAAAAGCAAGAATTTTTTAAGTATTTTTATGGGGATATTTTTACTCGTTTCTAGCACAACAACAGTAATGGCTGCAACTTATCCATCGGATATACTTGATTTAACAAATTGGAAGATAACACTTCCTATTGCAGGTTCAAATGGTAATGCTATGGAAGTTAAGCAACCAGCACTAGACTCTTATGAGCACAGTTCTTATTTCGTAGACAGTGGAAGTGGGGTTCGCTTTAAAGCACATTGTGGAGGCGCTACGACATCTGGTTCATCGTATCCTCGAAGTGAATTAAGAGAGATGAAAAATAACGGTAAGGATAAAGCAAGCTGGTCAACAACTTCGGGAACACATATCATGGAAATTAGACAGAAAATAACCCATCTACCAGTTGTTAAGCCACATGTTGTGGTGGGACAGATTCATGATTCAAATGATGATGTGATTGTTATACGGTTAGAAGGCAACAAATTATTTGTTGATGAGAATGGGGATGATGGTCCTGTATTAACAAACAACTATCAATTAGGTACTATTTTTAAAGTTAAATTTGTAGCTAAAAATGGTGGTGTACAAATCTATTATAACGATAACTATGTCTATACTTATAAAGTATCAACATCAGGATGCTATTTTAAGGCAGGTATGTATACCCAGTCCAACACAAGCAAAGGCGATAGTTATTACGCTTATGGCTGCTGTATCATTTATGATTTAAATGTGACACATTACTAA
- a CDS encoding DUF503 domain-containing protein, which yields MYVKSDLVTLRIFNAYSLKDKRSVLKSIIHKVHNKYNVSIAEVDHHDLHNQADLGIAIVGNQMGICDKIFQDIIAFIEYNYPAEILEITPYAH from the coding sequence ATGTACGTTAAATCAGATTTAGTAACATTGCGTATTTTCAATGCTTACTCCCTTAAAGATAAACGCAGTGTACTCAAGAGTATCATCCATAAAGTACACAATAAATATAACGTGAGTATTGCAGAAGTAGACCATCATGACCTCCACAACCAAGCTGATTTGGGTATAGCCATTGTAGGTAATCAAATGGGTATCTGTGATAAAATTTTTCAGGATATTATTGCATTTATTGAGTATAACTATCCTGCAGAGATTTTAGAAATTACTCCCTATGCCCATTAA
- a CDS encoding Gfo/Idh/MocA family protein produces the protein MIDAKKSEQSDITLHYGMVGGGEGSFIGDVHRKAAAFDGKCRLVAGCFSRTYSKTLATGEKLDISKERLYENYQQMAQMESEREDGIDFVSIVAQNYIHYDVAKAFLQAGIHVVCEKPLCFEIEQAKELKQLAEDNNLLFMVTYSYSGYPMVEEARHIVQSGQIGEIRTIMGEYPQDWLTNLEEETDNQQAQWRTDPKIAGISNCLGDIGSHIENTVHYITGLNIKRVCAKLECIPPKRPLDTNAQVLVEFENGASGMYWSSQIAVGHENGLRVRIYGTKGSIEWSQETPNALKVCAIGEPVQIYSRSQGYIGHKAQQLTRLPAGHPEAYYEAFANIYVKFAQVLVKTLHNQELSHEDLKFTDVTDGLNGVLFIHKCVESSKKGSIWVNVE, from the coding sequence ATGATTGACGCAAAGAAATCCGAGCAATCAGACATAACGTTACATTATGGTATGGTAGGCGGCGGTGAAGGTTCTTTTATTGGAGATGTTCATCGTAAAGCAGCTGCATTTGATGGCAAATGCAGACTGGTGGCAGGGTGTTTTTCTAGAACTTATAGTAAGACACTGGCTACAGGAGAAAAATTGGACATAAGCAAAGAACGCTTATACGAAAATTATCAGCAAATGGCCCAAATGGAAAGTGAACGGGAAGATGGCATTGACTTTGTTTCCATTGTAGCCCAAAACTACATACACTATGATGTAGCAAAAGCATTTCTGCAAGCTGGGATTCATGTGGTATGTGAAAAACCGTTATGTTTTGAAATTGAGCAGGCAAAAGAATTAAAGCAATTGGCAGAAGACAACAATCTGTTATTCATGGTTACCTATTCCTATTCAGGGTATCCCATGGTTGAAGAAGCAAGGCACATCGTTCAATCTGGACAAATTGGCGAGATTAGAACCATTATGGGGGAATACCCACAGGATTGGTTAACCAATTTGGAAGAAGAAACCGATAACCAGCAAGCACAGTGGCGAACAGACCCCAAAATAGCTGGTATATCCAATTGTTTAGGTGATATAGGAAGCCATATTGAAAACACAGTCCATTACATAACAGGTTTAAACATCAAAAGAGTATGTGCAAAACTGGAGTGTATTCCACCTAAGCGTCCATTAGATACCAATGCACAAGTTCTTGTAGAATTTGAAAACGGAGCCAGTGGTATGTATTGGAGTTCACAAATTGCAGTAGGTCATGAAAATGGATTAAGGGTTAGGATATATGGGACAAAGGGAAGCATTGAATGGAGTCAAGAGACACCTAATGCTCTAAAGGTATGTGCTATAGGTGAGCCTGTTCAGATTTATTCCAGAAGTCAAGGCTATATCGGTCACAAAGCACAACAACTTACCAGGCTTCCAGCAGGTCATCCTGAAGCTTATTATGAAGCCTTTGCAAATATCTATGTAAAATTTGCTCAAGTTTTAGTAAAGACATTACACAATCAAGAGCTATCCCATGAGGACTTAAAGTTTACAGATGTGACCGATGGATTAAACGGGGTACTATTTATTCACAAATGTGTAGAGAGCAGTAAAAAAGGCAGTATATGGGTTAATGTAGAATAA
- a CDS encoding DUF362 domain-containing protein, with protein MRQRKRMSSDISITHNNDERQAIMDGLNNIATNQLIGPNDVVVITPNWVNLSKPHPESAVVVGQDSLRMVIQYVKGLKPKRIVIATGSGGQPTPQVMTGVGYDQVIQSEGVEFVDLNEGPFITVPLQNKRPFTTKINKLLEETTVLISFTQLKHHESATMSACIKNIALSWPPASIHGFPKKALGIHDHLHTFIAAMADVVPIDIAILSCNPVMIGTGPTKGLSRHTGLVICGTDPISVDTIGARLLGFKPEAIQYLHLCDQLKMGVTDIKQMHIVGLDIPTAEERFSQAVYGEMLAVDKN; from the coding sequence TTGAGACAAAGAAAAAGGATGTCTTCTGACATCTCTATCACCCACAATAACGACGAACGACAAGCTATCATGGACGGACTTAACAATATCGCTACAAATCAATTGATTGGACCAAATGATGTTGTGGTCATAACGCCTAACTGGGTTAACCTGAGCAAACCACATCCAGAATCTGCTGTGGTCGTTGGTCAAGACAGTTTACGTATGGTTATTCAATATGTTAAGGGTCTAAAACCAAAAAGAATCGTCATTGCCACAGGCTCTGGTGGCCAGCCTACACCACAAGTGATGACAGGCGTTGGTTATGATCAAGTGATTCAAAGTGAAGGTGTGGAATTTGTTGACTTGAATGAAGGTCCATTTATTACGGTACCCTTACAAAACAAGAGACCTTTTACAACTAAAATCAATAAGCTTCTTGAAGAAACCACCGTTTTAATATCCTTTACCCAGTTAAAACACCATGAATCCGCTACCATGTCAGCATGTATTAAAAACATCGCTTTAAGTTGGCCTCCTGCAAGTATACACGGTTTTCCAAAAAAAGCCCTGGGGATCCATGATCATCTGCATACGTTTATCGCAGCAATGGCTGACGTCGTCCCCATTGATATTGCTATACTCAGCTGCAACCCTGTGATGATTGGTACGGGACCTACTAAGGGTCTTTCTCGCCACACCGGTCTAGTCATCTGCGGTACAGACCCTATTTCAGTAGATACCATTGGAGCACGCTTATTAGGTTTCAAACCAGAAGCCATCCAATACCTTCATCTATGCGATCAACTGAAAATGGGTGTCACAGATATTAAACAGATGCATATCGTTGGACTTGATATTCCAACTGCAGAAGAACGATTCAGTCAAGCAGTATATGGCGAAATGTTGGCTGTTGATAAAAATTAA
- a CDS encoding sugar phosphate isomerase/epimerase family protein, with the protein MARKVTIFTGQWADMPFEELCKKMSQMGYDGLEIACWGDHLDAFKAAEDMDYVNEKKAILEKYGLTCWALGNHLAGQCVGDLYDKRLDGFAPADMAGNPEKIRQWGIDYTMAAAKAAKNMGCKVVTGFMGSPIWKYWYSFPQTSQEMVDAGFDEIVTLWTPILQEYEKNGIKFALEVHPTEIAFDYYTTKKLFQKFNNCDTLGINFDPSHLLWQGMEPHMLIRDFPDKIYHVHMKDVAVTLDGRTGILGSHIEFGDARRGWNFRSLGHGDVNFEEIIRALNDIDYSGPLSVEWEDSGMEREFGAKEACEFVKTVDFAPSTIAFDDAIKTD; encoded by the coding sequence ATGGCAAGAAAGGTAACGATTTTCACAGGACAATGGGCAGATATGCCTTTTGAAGAACTATGCAAAAAAATGAGTCAAATGGGTTATGATGGATTAGAAATTGCATGCTGGGGAGACCATTTAGATGCTTTTAAAGCAGCAGAAGACATGGACTATGTCAATGAAAAAAAAGCCATACTAGAAAAATACGGTTTAACGTGCTGGGCTCTTGGCAACCATCTTGCAGGTCAGTGTGTTGGTGACCTATACGATAAACGATTAGATGGTTTCGCACCTGCTGACATGGCAGGAAATCCAGAGAAAATACGTCAATGGGGTATCGATTATACCATGGCAGCAGCAAAAGCCGCTAAAAATATGGGGTGTAAAGTTGTTACAGGGTTTATGGGGTCGCCTATTTGGAAATATTGGTATTCATTCCCTCAGACCTCTCAAGAAATGGTTGATGCAGGATTTGATGAAATCGTAACCTTATGGACACCAATTTTACAAGAATACGAGAAAAATGGCATTAAGTTTGCCCTTGAAGTTCATCCTACAGAAATAGCATTTGACTATTATACCACTAAGAAATTGTTCCAGAAATTTAATAACTGTGATACCTTAGGTATTAATTTTGATCCAAGTCATTTATTATGGCAAGGCATGGAGCCACATATGTTAATTCGTGATTTTCCTGATAAGATATACCATGTACATATGAAAGATGTAGCGGTGACATTAGATGGGCGAACAGGCATTCTAGGTTCCCATATTGAGTTCGGAGATGCCAGAAGAGGATGGAATTTCCGTTCACTTGGTCATGGTGATGTCAATTTTGAAGAAATCATTCGAGCCCTTAATGATATAGACTATAGTGGTCCATTATCAGTGGAGTGGGAAGATAGTGGCATGGAAAGAGAATTTGGAGCCAAAGAAGCTTGTGAATTTGTTAAAACAGTAGATTTTGCACCATCAACCATTGCATTCGATGACGCCATTAAAACAGATTAA
- a CDS encoding histidine phosphatase family protein, producing MNTEVTRLFITRHGETEWNLERRVQGSRDSKLTKKGIMQAKKLGKYLADTPIDIIYTSTSGRAVDTTKLITGKRSIDIVPMEQLQEMNMGIWEGLTFDEIGRKYEDMYDTFWQTPHLLKEHPGESFNSLKERVLGALLKIIQANEGKNILIVAHGIVLNVMMSYFEKRPLEKLFHEPHMLSTCLNEVEVQGDNHNIIHYAITDHYALDV from the coding sequence ATGAATACAGAAGTTACACGACTATTTATTACACGACATGGTGAAACAGAATGGAACCTGGAAAGACGTGTCCAAGGCAGTAGAGATTCTAAGTTAACAAAGAAAGGCATCATGCAAGCTAAAAAACTGGGTAAATACCTCGCTGATACACCGATAGATATTATATATACCAGTACCAGTGGCAGAGCCGTGGATACAACGAAGCTCATTACAGGTAAACGCTCTATAGACATTGTTCCAATGGAGCAGTTGCAAGAAATGAACATGGGTATATGGGAAGGACTAACTTTTGATGAGATCGGTAGGAAATATGAAGACATGTATGACACGTTTTGGCAGACACCTCACTTATTAAAAGAGCATCCAGGAGAATCCTTTAATAGCCTAAAAGAACGTGTTCTAGGAGCCTTATTGAAGATTATTCAAGCAAACGAAGGAAAAAATATTCTTATCGTAGCACATGGTATCGTTTTAAATGTTATGATGAGTTACTTTGAAAAACGTCCTCTTGAAAAGTTATTTCATGAACCCCATATGTTATCCACTTGTTTAAATGAAGTGGAGGTGCAGGGTGATAACCATAACATTATACACTATGCCATAACAGACCATTATGCTTTGGATGTTTAA
- a CDS encoding AlkZ-related protein: MNSDKYNQMIDLINAHGLLLLNSTKEFYNVMDSGGDWFTMIRLIEDRQVYVSKIYKGKTTYLSKELYYALRGCKNDHKMMTEHEKRVYDFLSSCTNVDMDLLKVALNMDRKVLRKTLDTMMKKLLITVLSGGKKITDSWSSYYFGTYEQWESSDQSSIYMDEITAREKVNGYLSKIMTDKQIENLLK, from the coding sequence ATGAATAGCGACAAATATAATCAGATGATTGACTTAATTAATGCCCATGGGCTACTGCTATTAAATAGTACAAAGGAATTTTATAATGTAATGGATTCAGGTGGCGATTGGTTTACCATGATTCGTCTCATTGAAGATCGACAAGTGTATGTAAGTAAAATATACAAAGGAAAGACAACGTATTTATCGAAAGAATTATACTATGCCTTAAGAGGATGTAAAAATGACCATAAGATGATGACAGAGCATGAAAAAAGGGTATATGATTTTTTATCCAGTTGCACCAATGTGGATATGGACTTGCTTAAAGTTGCATTAAATATGGATCGGAAAGTATTAAGAAAAACATTGGATACCATGATGAAAAAACTCTTAATTACAGTATTATCTGGGGGAAAAAAGATTACCGATAGCTGGAGCAGTTATTATTTTGGTACCTATGAACAATGGGAAAGCAGTGATCAATCGTCAATCTATATGGACGAGATTACAGCTCGAGAGAAGGTTAATGGATATCTTAGTAAGATTATGACCGATAAACAAATTGAGAACTTATTAAAATAG
- a CDS encoding FAD-dependent monooxygenase, which translates to MNKSYDIIVIGAGPAGTMAAYNLAKHFKVLIVEAYPLPRNKSCSGVLIKKSVDILETYFGPIPGNVKTTPWTTNGITIVDASMKGQDYIDEGMNVRRDYFDYWLTQHAIQAGADLIDNARVIKIQDNRTDVSVTIKGKQTHHINTKIVIACDGVNGTSRMLTQTPQQDKVVTYQNFYQGRASIDQSKFYAYISKDFSEYDAWINTKDNLIVIGTIAKTLTKAVDFHEQFVNFLKKDISLHIEKEIKSEAWCLPLVIPDLPVVLRNKRVFFAGEAAGLLNPFGEGISIALMSGLSIADACSHQKSSELMDCKDIEEKYRMNMADELVRMKRQWDFLKNFHPYFWENTLKCTR; encoded by the coding sequence GTGAATAAATCATACGATATCATTGTTATTGGTGCCGGCCCTGCTGGTACAATGGCAGCCTATAATCTTGCGAAACATTTTAAAGTACTTATTGTAGAAGCCTATCCATTACCAAGAAACAAATCATGTTCTGGTGTGTTAATAAAAAAATCTGTGGATATCCTTGAAACGTATTTTGGTCCTATTCCGGGTAATGTAAAGACCACACCTTGGACAACCAATGGTATCACCATAGTTGATGCATCCATGAAGGGGCAAGATTATATAGATGAAGGGATGAATGTTCGAAGAGATTACTTTGACTATTGGCTAACCCAGCATGCCATTCAAGCAGGAGCTGACTTAATCGATAATGCAAGGGTAATCAAGATTCAAGATAATCGAACAGATGTGTCAGTAACAATCAAAGGGAAACAAACGCATCATATAAACACTAAAATAGTTATTGCCTGTGATGGTGTGAATGGTACATCAAGGATGCTAACCCAAACACCTCAACAAGACAAGGTGGTTACCTATCAGAACTTCTACCAAGGAAGGGCTTCCATAGATCAGTCAAAATTCTACGCCTATATTTCAAAAGATTTCTCGGAATATGATGCATGGATTAATACGAAAGATAATCTTATTGTTATAGGTACTATCGCTAAAACCCTAACAAAAGCTGTTGATTTCCATGAGCAATTTGTGAATTTCTTAAAAAAAGACATATCTCTTCACATAGAAAAAGAAATTAAAAGTGAAGCTTGGTGTCTTCCATTAGTGATACCTGATTTGCCCGTGGTTTTACGAAACAAAAGGGTTTTTTTTGCTGGGGAAGCAGCAGGATTATTAAATCCTTTTGGAGAAGGTATTTCCATCGCACTGATGAGTGGGCTAAGTATAGCAGATGCCTGTAGCCATCAGAAATCCTCTGAATTAATGGACTGTAAAGATATTGAAGAAAAATACCGAATGAACATGGCTGACGAGTTAGTACGGATGAAAAGGCAATGGGATTTTCTGAAAAATTTTCATCCTTATTTCTGGGAAAACACCCTAAAATGTACCAGATAG